The proteins below come from a single Sorghum bicolor cultivar BTx623 chromosome 4, Sorghum_bicolor_NCBIv3, whole genome shotgun sequence genomic window:
- the LOC8077770 gene encoding protein ACCELERATED CELL DEATH 6, whose product MEPSNSPALNHERVQDLTVVRRPELLRAASSGDLLLLEQFLNKQDGGSARLAGALARDVVDIHVEEAAAAAALSMPAAATDGASALHVVAASGDAQGYLDLARLVCCKAPELLLACDGNGDTPLHCAVRAGNAEMASLLIQEANGCVERKTMLRMTNKRGETALHEAVRFRHDTGLRMVKALMSHDKELARMVARDGTSPLYLAVSLHHSAIAFELLSQDKELSYSGPLGQNALHPAVLRSKKMTQELLKRNKDLTKQRDLSGSTPTHFAASADDPSLEFFLYVFVERTLEFYSLGIYFAPANWLTRFYSFLNLPLYQLVQADPSSAFQRDNDGLFPVHVAASAGNLVAVIILLILCPGCSGLRDSLGRTFLHVAVEKRSHNIVKFVRMRPEFDSILNIQDSQGNTALHLAILEGHLCIFQTLMMNPHVRLNLPNHDGKTPMDLAESRAPPGFYFGMHAQRRILGTLTFVNAQNGNSRRDRFKEKLVPKLDKAEESKKITEFAQIVGICSVLVATATFAVVFQLPGGLRTDDNDNSPHDNAPSQSPSPAPGHPIGTPIMAGKYAFDGFILANTLAFSCSTIATFSLVYCGMAAVDIDKRIKLVSISIALLNGAARSFCAAFAFALYLLLSPVEPATAIATATMTALVLLDAVRFLWLLFVDTVIVLTRGRGAAPLLKLTTAFIANMVYLFWPYIIIFSLLGGHNNSALHSS is encoded by the exons ATGGAGCCAAGTAATAGCCCGGCACTCAACCATGAACGTGTCCAAGATCTCACCGTGGTCAGACGACCTGAGCTCCTCAGGGCAGCAAGCTCCGGTGACCTGCTGCTGCTAGAGCAATTTCTCAACAAACAAGACGGGGGTTCGGCTAGGCTGGCGGGTGCGTTGGCCCGCGACGTCGTCGACATTCACGTGgaggaggccgccgccgccgcggcgctgtCCATGCCCGCTGCCGCGACCGACGGGGCCTCCGCACTCCATGTGGTGGCGGCCAGTGGGGACGCCCAGGGGTACCTGGACCTGGCACGGCTCGTCTGCTGCAAGGCCCCCGAGCTGCTGCTCGCGTGCGACGGCAACGGAGACACGCCGCTGCACTGCGCCGTGCGCGCCGGGAACGCTGAGATGGCCTCCCTCTTGATCCAAGAGGCCAACGGCTGCGTCGAGAGGAAGACGATGCTGAGGATGACGAACAAGCGCGGGGAGACGGCCCTGCACGAGGCTGTCCGCTTTCGCCACGACACGGGTCTGCGCATGGTCAAGGCGTTGATGTCCCACGACAAGGAGCTGGCTCGCATGGTTGCCAGGGACGGCACTTCGCCGTTGTACCTGGCCGTGTCGCTGCATCATAGCGCTATTGCTTTTGAGCTACTTTCTCAGGACAAGGAGCTGTCCTATTCGGGTCCACTAGGACAGAATGCCTTACATCCTGCTGTCCTCCGCAGCAAAA AGATGACACAAGAGCTGCTTAAAAGGAACAAGGATCTGACGAAACAACGGGACCTCTCTGGAAGCACACCGACGCATTTCGCAGCATCAGCTGATGATCCTTCCCTCGAATTTTTCCTCTACGTCTTCGTGGAGAGGACCCTCGAATTCTACTCGTTGGGCATCTACTTTGCGCCGGCGAATTGGCTAACCAGATTCTACAGTTTCCTGAACCTTCCCCTCTACCAGCTGGTGCAAGCCGATCCGTCGTCGGCGTTCCAGCGCGACAACGACGGGCTGTTTCCGGTTCACGTCGCTGCCTCGGCGGGCAACCTCGTCGCCGTCATCATCTTGCTCATCCTGTGCCCTGGCTGCAGCGGGCTGCGCGACTCTCTGGGAAGGACGTTCCTTCATGTCGCTGTGGAGAAGAGGAGCCACAACATCGTGAAGTTTGTGCGCATGAGGCCAGAGTTCGACTCCATCTTGAATATTCAGGACAGCCAGGGGAACACTGCTCTGCATCTTGCTATCCTTGAAGGACATCTGTGCATATTCCAGACTCTGATGATGAACCCTCATGTTCGCCTCAACTTGCCCAACCATGACGGGAAAACCCCCATGGATCTTGCCGAGAGCAGAGCTCCACCAGGATTCTATTTTGGCATG CATGCACAGCGTAGGATTCTGGGTACGCTGACTTTTGTAAATGCTCAGAATGGGAACAGTCGCCGCGATCGGTTCAAAGAAAAGCTCGTCCCGAAGCTAGACAAGGCCGAAGAGTCAAAGAAGATAACGGAGTTTGCACAGATCGTCGGCATCTGCTCGGTGCTTGTCGCGACGGCGACATTCGCGGTAGTCTTCCAATTGCCCGGCGGACTGAGGACTGACGACAATGACAATAGCCCGCACGACAATGCGCCATCTCAATCTCCATCTCCAGCTCCAGGTCACCCCATCGGAACACCGATAATGGCCGGAAAATATGCTTTCGACGGTTTTATTCTCGCCAACACATTAGCTTTCAGCTGCTCCACTATAGCCACCTTCAGCCTCGTCTACTGCGGGATGGCCGCGGTCGACATAGATAAGCGGATCAAGCTGGTGTCTATCTCCATCGCATTGCTCAACGGCGCGGCGAGGAGCTTCTGCGCCGCGTTCGCGTTTGCGCTCTACCTGCTGCTTTCACCCGTGGAGCCGGCGACCGCCATCGCCACGGCCACGATGACGGCTCTTGTGTTGCTCGATGCAGTCCGCTTCTTGTGGCTGCTGTTCGTTGACACGGTGATCGTGCTGACGAGAGGGAGAGGCGCCGCGCCACTACTCAAGTTAACGACTGCATTCATAGCCAACATGGTCTATCTCTTCTGGCCCTACATCATAATCTTTAGCCTTCTTGGAGGTCACAACAACAGCGCGTTGCACTCCAGTTGA